ATTAAAAATATGTTGGTATCGTGATGGAGCTCACTGTTCAGCATAAAACCCGACAAAGTGTATGTAGGTTAATTGTAATGATTTTGTGAACATCCTATACTGCCGCCAGGTCTCCGGAATACCCTGCCGTCCCGAGCCACCAGCGTTGTAATGCGTCGTTTAGCCTACGAAAGCATGAAATTTTGCATGACGAGCAGTTATACAAATGGACGCTGTCTGACCCGCCTGCAGACCGGAGGAAGGAAACTATAAGAACAGCATGTGGGCGTTATTCATGATAAAAAATGCTAAGAAACAAAGACCTGTCAATCTGGATCTCACTACGATCCGGTTCCCTGTTACGGCTATAGCGTCCATCCTCCACCGCGTGTCCGGCGTCATCACCTTCGTGGCGATCGGCATTCTGCTGTGGCTGCTGGGCCTGTCGCTCTCCTCTCAAGAGGGCTTCCAGCACGCCTCTGCCGTCATGGATAGCTTTTTCGTTAAGTTCATCATGTGGGGCATTCTCACCGCGCTGGCCTATCACGCCGTGGGTGGCATCCGCCACATGCTGATGGATGTCGGCTATCTGGAAGAGACGTTCGCAGCAGGTCAACGTTCTGCCTATATTGCTATTGCAATTACTGTCGTGCTTTCAATTCTCGCAGGAGTCCTCGTATGGTAAGCAACGCCTCCGCATTAGGACGCAACGGCGTACATGACTTCATTCTGGTCCGCGCTACCGCTATCGTTCTGACGCTGTACATCATCTATATGGTTGGTTTTTTCGCCATCACTGGCGATGTCACCTATGAAGCCTGGACGGGCTTTTTCTCCTCCGCCTTTACCAAAGTGTTCACCTTGCTGGCGCTCGTTTCCACGTTGATCCACACCTGGATTGGCATGTGGCAGGTGTTTACTGACTACGTAAAATCCACGGCGCTGCGCCTTGGGTTACAGCTGCTCACCGTTGTGGCGCTGCTGGTATACGTTATTTATGGATTCGTTGTGGTGTGGGGTGTGTAATGAAACTGCCAGTCAGAGAATTTGATGCGGTTGTAATTGGTGCTGGTGGCGCAGGTATGCGCGCGGCGCTGCAAATTTCCCAAAGCGGCCAGAGCTGTGCGCTGCTGTCTAAAGTTTTCCCAACCCGTTCCCATACGGTCTCTGCGCAGGGCGGTATCACCGTGGCGCTGGGCAATACCCATGAAGACAACTGGGAATGGCACATGTATGACACGGTGAAAGGCTCCGACTATATCGGGGATCAGGACGCCATTGAATATATGTGTAAAACCGGCCCGGAAGCGATTCTGGAGCTGGATCATATGGGCCTGCCGTTCTCCCGTCTGGAGAATGGCACCATTTATCAGCGTCCGTTTGGCGGCCAGTCGAAAGATTTCGGCGGCGAGCAGGCGGCACGTACCGCGGCGGCGGCGGACCGTACCGGTCACGCCCTGCTGCATACCCTTTATCAGCAGAACCTGAAAAACAAGACCACCATTTTCTCTGAG
Above is a genomic segment from Enterobacter sp. C2 containing:
- the sdhD gene encoding succinate dehydrogenase membrane anchor subunit — protein: MVSNASALGRNGVHDFILVRATAIVLTLYIIYMVGFFAITGDVTYEAWTGFFSSAFTKVFTLLALVSTLIHTWIGMWQVFTDYVKSTALRLGLQLLTVVALLVYVIYGFVVVWGV
- the sdhC gene encoding succinate dehydrogenase cytochrome b556 subunit, which encodes MWALFMIKNAKKQRPVNLDLTTIRFPVTAIASILHRVSGVITFVAIGILLWLLGLSLSSQEGFQHASAVMDSFFVKFIMWGILTALAYHAVGGIRHMLMDVGYLEETFAAGQRSAYIAIAITVVLSILAGVLVW